aataagaattttttgGATAGCTtcattaagtaaaaaaacaaatatatatatatatatatatatatatatgaaaagcataAGAGAGATGActataatttcatatattttggtatgattcaagtagcagctaagcctttgacaagattaggtttaaacacctttattgtcatgtgtttaagggataataggcatctcgaatatCGAGATACTATTATAGGCGCAGTCCAAGCTAGACTGAATGATGACCCAGTTTATTTCCAGTGTTATCCTAACTTCACGgttagaataagagatgcaAACATCTTAGATTTTGTTGTCCTACATATTAAGACCCATGActttaagatcaaaccaggaaacagtcATGTTTCAATCATAACtaggtttgcctataagagcatgaacacaagcgttggatctgggGCTCTTTGGACCAGTCCTAAGGGTGAGACCACTTACTTTCACTCAgatatgctagataagtcagatttcatcattcccaagaagatcttgtggaaagatgttgagttTCCTGAAAACTGACATTTTGCTAATGTTATTCCAGCCATTGCACAACGATTTGAAAGGattgaacaaattgttcaatatcctgatggaggaggagaactggttttctccaactctttcagacattctagcagccctagagtttctgtttatgaaccctttagagcttcaagctcttccattccagttagaaccactagggaaAAAGAAGGTTCCAGCTCAagaaatcctaagaatattaagctaacaggtgtTAGAAGTCACACCAACGTGGGTAGACCATTTTACactgaggaaaatgagtctatatgtatatatatatatatatatatatattatagttttGCTGAACCTTCTATCCTCTTCTCAAATCTGTCCCTCCGCGTGTCATCATCCACAGCTCGGCTAAAGTCTAGAAAATGGGCTCATGcatgacaaaaaataaagtcCATGAGCAAATGAAATCCGAGAGGCCCAATATGAACATAAAATAAGCCAAACATCCAAGTCCACATGCAGGCCCAACACACACTATCTCAAAATACAAGGCCTAAAGCATgcaaacaaaaaactaataacTGAATATCAACTTATCAAGGCTCAAAGGGTCCAAATGAAATCAACATCGAGAGGCCTAAATCATGAATTAATAGATGAAAacgcaaataaataaaaaataaatgaaaaaaaattaaaaccctatGAAGAAGAATAGGGGTAGCAATGATGGCAATGAGAGGGAAAGGGGGAACAGAGATAAGTTATAatcatggaagaaaatatcgaGATATATCAGtaatatatcgccgatatatcatGTATCGGAGGTTATGGAAACCATATTTGGCGGAGAAATATTGCTCTCGACGAACTTTTGGGGCAAATTGTCAAAAATCGACGACATTTCTTGATATATCGGATGATCAACGAGGGTTAAACTTGCTaacaaaaggtttggggttcaactTACCTTACCACTAGGACAAGTTAGACCTTATTAAATATAatgcactaaaaatatatattccaagtcatcatatataaaaaatattaaaagaaaattttaaagagtaaattaattataattatttaataattaaatacaaaaatttcttttaatttattacaaaaaatataaaaattatcataataatttttttcatagtgtttttaatatcattaatagattaattaaatattaaaaaattatatatatatatatatatatatatatcataatttattttatatcatttaatacaattgaattaaatggattataattttaatattaatatatattttaaaattagacatattataatcaaatttcataatattattatgaaataatatttgatgtaatttaataataaatgtatacttataaaattcatatttttatcgatgcatatgatattattatcaaatatgataaatcatattatacatatataaatttttttaataaaacaactttaaaatatctattatatttttatgaagtttttttttatatatttttataaattttgatcaattttatatctatcaatattttttttcgtaaaatatccatcgatatatccataaaacaAAGTATTAATATATCTatgattatcgatattttcatcattggttaCAATGTAGAGCTTCGATGATGGCCTGAGTGGCAACTAGATAGGAGGTGCGGTGGAGCTAATGCGAGTAGCAATGAGTGAGTGGTCGTGGTGCAATGTCGGTGGTGCGGGTATGAAAAGGATGATGATAACGACTGTGCTAAGACGAAGAAGATGGAGAAGAAAATAGTGGTTGACGGCTAATGGCGTGGGTATGGTGGAGATTTGGTGTGAGGGAGACGGGAGAGGAGCTACAGTAGGTAGCACAAGAGAGAGTGTGTGAGAGGAGAGTGAAAAAGATTAAGCTAAAGAGGAGAGAGGGGTAGGCCATAAAGTGGGTATGGTTTTAGGGTtagagattttaaaaataaaataaaattgaaagataCAATAGTTATTTGACTTGAAATATAAAAGGAGCCAAAATTCTTAATAAagaaatctttgaaaaaaatataataatgatataatTCGTGTCCTGCACAAAGGAATGTCCTGATGGGGGTTCAGGCATGCATCTCCGAAGATTAAGTAAGAGAATTGACTTGggcaaaaaaatatattttttttggaaagaatGTAGCATATATTTCCTGTGATTATGAGTGGCTATTTATTTTTGCTCACATGTAATGTCTAAGTTTAATGGTGCATTAACTACGATTGATTGCGTGTGTACTTGTGGCAACTATTGATGGCCTATAAGGACTGTCTTGCCTTAACTATTGGCATTTTATCCTTACATTAATCACGACTACTACCTAACACTCAATCAATGCCTGGAGGTAACTCAAGCATCATGCTTGACGTCTAGCCACTCAGACCACCATTCGTCTATCATCTTGGGTCCAGACAGACCATTCGTTCGTTCTTACATTCCCATTAGGCGATTGAGTCCTGGAAGCAAACGACAATGGATGCAGATGACGATAGAGTATGAAACCCacataattgattaaaaaaaatgtttatgttTCTTACATGAACTCAGAATTTCTTCGATCAaaggttaattaaaaaaatggttatttgattaaaatttagtcaaaacccaaattttaaaatttaattatttgtctttttgttttttaaatcttattttgacaaaaatactcataattttttataaaaataacttttaatttgaagacctatatgtaaatattagaaatgataaaagatatttacatgaaaaatgagttattttttaaggaaaaaggGTTAGATTCATAATTTGAGATTATTCCATCGatataaccaaatatttcttagaaaaatgctccatttctaaaaagtaaaaaccaaaCATTCTTTTCCGATCCAAACAAGGAAAAGGCCGTTTGTCGCCAGCTTCGCAAGAACCTTCACGACAATGAGTGAGCATCACTAGCGCTACCAACCAATATCGGTGGCTGAGAGCTCCGAATAGAGGTGAAACTCCATACCCATGATGCAGCTACACCACACACAATCGGAGATTCATCTAGGGTTTTTTGCCCTTATAAGGAGAATAATCACCTCTTCTCTTCCTTCCTCTCCAGTCCTTACTGTCGAATTGcagaagatgaagatggaggCTCATGAGGATGAGATGAGGAGTTTGTGCGTGACTCTAAAACCGCCTGATCTAAACCTTTTTCCGATGCGATACCTTTTCTATGGTCTTAGATTCACGCACAAACTCGTAATCTGtcttttcatttccattctaGGATTTCCCGTTCAATCGATATTTTCGTATTTCAGTTTCCATTTACATTTTTCCTATCCTTCTCTTCATTTTGCAAATCTAGGGTTGTGGTTCGGGAAGAAAATGCTGTCTGTTTCAGATTCGCTTACTAGAATTGATGGTAACTATATTCTCTACCCTAActcatctctttttctttttttttttgtttgaaattttcctttttccttttccagcAAATTTATTTTGCAGCGCATGAATCTGTCTGGTTCTAACATATActattttgatgaaaaaaaacacaaaatctaGTATTAGTTCAgtaaattttgatcaaattttcttttgttagaaTGATTCGGACGGATTATGGTGAATTGTAGTGGTTTTAGATTCGAAATCTTAGAGTGGATTCTCTGAAGTGTTCCAGTATTATCAATTGGAGACAATGgcatgcaccattttttttctttcaatgcatctatttaggctatgtttgttCCTGCAAATTActtaggaaataaaaaacatactaggaaaataattttttcatggttttactattgaaaatatgaaagaaaatcaaatataattaaaattagttagggctttatgtattttaaaattatttaatttttatatgatagaggaaaataagtgaaataagtcatataaaactaatttatcgactttaaatctatttttaattttcctttattttttcttcccttctacttttcctttcccttggttttttctctcaaattttctggaAATGAAACATAGTCTTAGAGAAATTGCAAGATTAGAGGTATTTATGCCATGTGCCTGATCATAGAAATAAACTGGATTACCTTTCATGGTATATAACatcattatttgaaaattaagatTTTCATGTCTTGTGTAATCCATTAAGAGATGATGACATTACTACTTTCCCAAGGGTAGTTTCTGGGCAGAGCTGGAGAGCTGACTTGTGACTTCCATAATTAAattctctttgtattttttgtctTAAGTAACTGATTCTGTTCTTTGTTTATTAATTTGCTGTCATTGCCACTTTGACCTGCTGTGACTGTTAAGTTTGGTACTCATAGTGAGTATAACTGTAGGACCTGGATTCTCAGGACTGCAGCTTAAGTTTCTCGAGACTCACTTTATTCCAGATCAAAGGCTTGCTTTGGGCAAATATAAAGGTATTGACTGCCACAAGCTGCattcttttaattattgttGAATGGACTCTTTAACTGTTATTATGGGCAGGGAACTGAATGTGGATCTCATATTTCTATATACTATCTTCTAGTTAAACTCTAAATTATATCAACCTTTTCTATCTTCTGCATCCCCTGAGTTTACTAGAAAGATGAAGTGGAGGATTTTGGAACTATGGTAGCAAATTTGCTGATGAGCAATTACAATTTGGAGAATATATGCCagataatatcaaagataatGGAAGAGAAGTTGAGTTAATATATTGTAACTTTTTAACAAAGTGGTTATGAAATGCCTTTTTTTTGTTACCTTTAGCATCCTCACAATTGCAACAGTTTATACTACATTGACATTAGTGTTTAGGATGCTCGTCATTATTCTGATAGGAGttttttgaagttttctttCTAGGGTATGGGAGGTGTTCTGGACAGCTTTGTTGTGGCCAGGATTGAGTAAAGCCAGTGAGATTGCTTCATGTTTGTTTGTAGTATGCAGACAATAGAGTGGTTTTTGTGCAGCTGATGAGATTGAGTTAAAGCATCAGAGGAATGTTCTTCTTTGTCTAGTAGTTGTTTTTACACCAGGCCTCTTAATCCAAGAGTGCTCATATCCTTGTGGGACAGTCAGGAAAGTTGCATCAGTTGGTGCTGAACTTAGGTTCTGGGATTGGCACTTTCCATATTATTTGCTTGTGTTAACCTCTGGGTGTTTCCCTTCAGCTAAAGCAGTTTTTGACACAGTTGCAGAGAGGGATCTTTTGAGGAGGAAGGTGGAGGAGTATGGGAATGAGGAACAGGTTTGTTTCCAAGGTGTCAGGGCTACTGATAGTTTTACCATTTGGAAAAGCATTTGGAATGGGTGGCCAGTTTTTGGGAGAGAcacatttaattctttttttgaaGATGTGACTAAGGTGAGGTTTTGGTTGTTTGGGTGGAGAAGGGACTTTAAAGAGGTTTCTCTTAATCCTTTTGTTAGGGTTATGAGTAATGTGGATTGGAGGATGAATGTAGGGGATGGGCTTGGAATAATTACTTCAGACTCCTGGTTTCTTTTGGCCATTTCTGTGATTGCAAGTTAGAGTTGGTTAATGAGTATTTGGGCCAGACCCATGAACTTGTTGAAGAGACTGGGGTAGATGATAGAAGGGAAGTTTTCTGCTGAGTCTTATTGTAAGGTAGCGGTGGGCGATTGTGGAATTCCCATCCCTGGAAGGATATGCATAAAAGGGATTTGAAACAGTGATCACTTGTTGGTGCATTGATTAGTTGTGCCTCATATATAGGGTCTCTTTTCCAGCTTGTAGGAGTTTGTGCCCAGATACAAGAGCAACATGGAGAGCTGATCAAATATGCCTCCTTAAAACTCTTTGCAAGGAGAATAATAGGAGGGTGTTTAAGGGGAAGTGCAAGAATCtggaatctaatttttatttgctCATCTCATCAGTGGTCAGGACCAATGTATGAAAGGGGCTGGTACCTCCTCTCTTTCTTCAGCTTGTGCATAAGTAAACACTTTGGACGGGTAGGTAAGAAATTATTGGGTCACTTGTGCTGCGGTAAAATAAGATGGGATATATCAGCATTGCCTCCTTGCTCATCTGCCAGAGTGAACTCCTTCCCTCTGCTAAGTTTGCTCCTATTTGGAATATAGGGATTTGATTCATGCTGATCATTCTATCGTTACATAAATCGAGCCAAGTCATGGGCCAGTGACTCCTCTGACAGACATGATTTTTTGTCTGCTCTTGTATGATCTTGACAAAACCTCTGCCTGCATCTTGGGGAAAGCTTGAGGCTAAGGAGAACATAGCGATGATAATATGATACTTGGAAGTTTGATGGTTACTAGTGTAGTGCACTATTAGTGAAATTTGAAGAGCTCTTCCACAATATCATCTaaaattattggtttattttggtAGATATttattgagtttttatttttaatttctaattccagcCTTATAGTTGGAACCGTAAGGTATAGTCActgtaaaattgaaattttattctataaatctGTGAGATTCTAACTGAGTTTTGCATCCTTCTATGTCCATTTGATGGAAGAAAACACGAGTCATAGAGCTCAGCTCAGGAAGAGTCCAAATAACCGTTTTCACTTTTCTCCTTTGATGCTTCTACTATGCCCATATTAAGTTCTtagattatatttggttcctgaaagcattatgaaaagaaaaagaaaaatgatttttttatgtttggttgtattatgtaaaatattaaagaaaattagatataattaaaattaattataaacttcttaatatttaaattatttaatctttatatagataaattaaaataagttaaatgcaTTTAAAGTagcatttgaaaataatatactgactttaaagttattttttatttatcttcactttttctttctttttatttttgttatctcaaattttccctcacattttccaggaccaaacatagcctttaaGGTCCAAATGTATGCAAAGTCCAACCTGATCTGAAATGTAAACATACCCCTCAAGCTTGATGTGAGTGAAATTCTCTTTTCCTCCTGCAAATATAAATCATATGTCAACCAAAGTATGcattgatttataaataaactCCTGCCATTGAAGCACATATTGAAATAATTCCGATAGACACATCAAATTCATTGGAAATTTTCATACTaggtatttttatttgtttttggttCTCCTTGGAAATCTTCTCACCAAATTTCACCTGATCAGTAGAATGCCAAACTATTGGGCCCTACAAGCTTTCTCCTTTTATCTCCACCTTGTTTGGTTTAGTACCATATGCGCCAAACCtgtaatgttttaaaaatcggaccgAACCGGCCGGTCCGATTGTTCCGACTGCTAGTCGGTCACCGTTCTGGTCCGGTCCGTCAATGGGACCGGATTGGGATTGAACCGAGGTTGGACTGCTTGAACCGACGGTCCAATCGGTGAATCGGACGAACCGATCGgttcaattgattttaattttttttttaaaacaacatcaAAATGACGTCGTTGTGGAGTCCTAAGCCTGCAACCTCCAAAGTCCAAACCCTCCCTCTTCCCCCCGCAACAGCTGCCGCCCGCTGTTGGCGGCCGTTACAAGATGACAACCCTCCTTGTCGTCACCTCTTTCAGTCTTCCCAGTTCCCTGTCATGGCGTTGGAAGCTGGCGTTGGAAACCCCTTCTTGCCGTTGGAAGCCTGGAAACCACCCCGACCGGCTGGTACCTTCTCTCCCGGTTGTAAACATCCCACACCCCCTGGTCGCCTGTAAACCCCCCACTCCCCGACGTTTTAGAGAAAAGAGAGGGAAAGGGAAATAAacggaaaaagaaaaaaaaaaattgtcattattCATGCAATGtagtttctttttcaaataaaaaactctgCCTTTctagtttgatatttttctttttgggggTTCAATTAATTTGGTAGGTTAATTAGTTTCTTTActaatttaaatagaatttattaattttaaataatatctaaaataataaaaaatatatttattacgtcaccggttcgaccgcGGTTCAACCGTCGGTCCGACCAATGAACCGTGAACCGTGAATCATGAACCGGTAACCGGTAACTTTCCGGTTCAATAACCGGTTCGGTTTTAAAAACATTGCAAATAAGCTGTAAAGTACGGTCCACGATGGGATTCCGAGCAATATCATTGTCCTAGGCTTCAACATCTAGGCCTGTCCAAGCCCAGGTGTTGTCAAGTTCTCTAATAGCGCCCTCTTTCTAGGCTTTAGTTACAATGCAACAAATTTTGTTTGGATTtacaattttagaaattttaatggTGTTTATTTTTCTGGTTGGTGAAGTTGGCCATCAAAAACAACAGTGAAGTTTGATGAAGTTTATGTGGTAGAAGTTTTTAACTTCCTCAgctcttttcttcccttttgaaagatcaagacaTTTGGAATGATATAGAGGCGGCAACAACAGTTTGATCTTAGCGAAATCACTGCTTCAAAACAAATCATGTACAATCTGATTTGAAAAAGTGCCCCAAATCATCAACCTTCGGTCTTATTCTGACTGGTAGAAAATTCTCAAGCACTCCTAGATCCGTTgaaagattgttactttgttcTTACCTGCCTTTAACATAATAACCTCCACATAACCCATGTCTCCCATACATACATAATTCTAGATATCATGATACATTTCATTGATGTATGCATTTATATAACTTATGTAATAAGgaaactttttctaaaaaattaaatatatgtaaCTTATGTCATAAGGaaccattttctaaaaaattaaacgcGTGGACCCGCATTTAACAGTCCAACCCCACTTAATCCAAAATCCTTGCATGGAGTCAAGGATTCAATGCCCTCAGAGAAGGGTTAGTTATAGTTAGTTAATATTTGACAGTTGGTGGTCTACCATTATCCAACTTTTCGTGAAGCTTGTTTCATTTCTGTTGTTGCTGGGTCCATCAACCGTCCAAAAGAAACAGGATAATCTTCTTTGAAATGTTCAACACGCAATTGACTCACCCCTCTTTCGGTCTCATTTCTCAAATCTTGGTTGGGACTCGGGAGTTTTCTTGTTGATACCTATGGGTTGGTTTCTTACTAGAGTAGAAGGCTGTTACAAACCGACATTGATTAGGTTTATCCATTCTACCATTCACTATAACATGGTCTACTAGTCACCCGCCATGTGTTATTGCTCATGACGTTTTCCATTTACTTGAATTCATTGAAAAGGATAGATGATGGATGCCTGCCTTATTAGGCTCCATGTGTTATTGCTGATGTTGTAGAGTCCGCATACGCTGAAAATGACAGATGATAGATGTTCCTTGTCGATTTGAGATGGTGTTGGagttagttatttttattttccacggTTAGTTATTTTCATGAATGCTTCCAGACCTGGTCTACGTCAAACCTAAGCTAGGGTGCAAAAACTTCACGCCATTTTTGTTACATTGCAATAGAGAACAAGaattaatagtttatttttattctattttttttaattcatttttaaataacatattttaagagttttttttttaaataataagattaagaaaaattaatatttattcaattaaaaaaattaaccaaaaaaagtcatttatatctaatgaaaatagaaggataaaataataatttaaatatattctatatcatttcatgcattaaCGGAATTAAAATGctttttattgaaaatcaattaaaattccaCTTATAAGTGGAATTTTATTCATTCTGAGATTgtcttttattcaatttttattgtcatttaagttatttaaatatgagactaaatgagaaaaagaatggAAAACCATTTATTCCTTATTTCCTCCTAAATATAAACTCAGAGAATTCATAGTTTCTTTGAATAGATTTTTTGTATGATATGCTTATCTTCTATTATGTGGTTAATAAGCACATTTGTTTCACACTGttcatagaatttttttttttttttttttcatttgataacTGTGGGCGCACCTCGATTAATTTCACGTGGTCCTGAAGTTAACGATCGAGTAAATCTCCGATGGTCTTGAAGGATTCGAACTAGTGACCATTGGGGAGCAAACCCAAGGCCGGACCAATTGAGCTATCTCTCAGTGTTtgtttatagaaaaatatttggtGTGGAGCCTTGTTTACTTTCAGGGGCTTGTTTTTGGGTCACAGTGGCCAAATGCCTCTTGGCAAggcaaaattataaaatattaattaagaaaaaaaaaagggcaagtCTAGATCATGGATATCTTGAACGTATTGATATAATATTAACTAGTAACAGAATAAGGACCATGCAAGGCAAGTGATTAGACCACAAGGTTCTTTATGCGTACAAGATTTCCATGGATTACGCTGTGGAGCCTTGTTTACTCTCACGGGCTTGTTTTTGGGTCACAGTGGCCAAATGCCCCTTGGCAaggtaaaattataaaatattagttaagaaaaaaaaaagggcaagtCTAGATCATGGATATCTTGAACGTATTGATATAATATTAACTAGTAACAGAATAAGGACCATGCAAGGCAAGTGATTAGACCGCAAGGTTCTTTATGCCTACAAGATTTCCATGGATTACGCACCTTTTAAAGGCAGtgtgtttaaaattttgtttggtaGATAAACCTTTTGGTTTAGGTGAATATACTCTTGTAATGTCCACTAGAATCCCGAAAGGTTAAGGTTTTTTAATCCAATTATCCACTTAAAACTTTAAGAAAGACGAATTAGTCAATAAATGCTACCCACTTGGTGGTCCAATCATGCCCCAAAATGGGGTCGGTTTGAATCCCAAACTTTATCCAATTCAGGATTCTTAATGAGTTGTCTTATTTAAAGACGAGTTCAGGACAGAGTGGAATTGTGAacagtgattttttatttatttccttcttCTATTTTCTGGAGAATCAAACAGATGAAAAAGCTAATCTCCAATAACATATCATTTAAGTTTCAAGCAGAAATACATTAACTCAGGAATTAAATCCTGACATACTTGAGGGAGAAGGATGAGAATGCATCTTTTACAAGTTGATTAGCAGTGAACACGGAACCTGACAAACCCACAACCAAATCCAAGCATTGAGAAAACTAAAATTACTGATTTTCTGGGTAATCAATTAGTCTAACCTAAATAGAATCAAACTCAAAAGAGAAAATCCACATCAGAAAGGCCACCAGCTTCTTCAATCCAAGGGAGACTTAAAGTGAGTTTGCCATCAACCCCCCACTCAAAGTCCACTTCAGTGCCATTCAAATAACACTTCTTTGGTTTCTCACTTGAATAGGCTAAGAAATTCCCCCCTCCTTTAACTTTGATTTTAACACCAGTCTCAGCTCCTGACTTATCATACTCCAGTTCTTGCAAGGTCCCTCCACTATTGAACATGTTTGTAAGTCCAATGGGCGCAAACTTGGCTGTCGGGCCAAGCTTTTTGATTGGCACGTAGCTGAATATCTCAAATGTAGATGGTTGGATGGTGATCTGAACGGGATCTGATCTAGGGGTCACTAGGAATAGTTCCTCAGCCTGGTCAAGATAGACAGCAAATTCTTCGGCTTCACCCATCCCTGTTGCTTCTATCTTTTGGTCCCATTCGATGTCAGTAACATGAACTGAACCAGACATTGGCTTGTAGCACTCTGAGTAGCCCTTGATCCTTTGCTCTTTGGGGTCCCACCCGGCTCCTTGACAGTTAAAAGCTCCTATCACACCACCATACTGCACAATATATGTGGAGAAATGAGTGTCTAGCTTGAAACAACAATTAGAATTGAAGTGGATGCTTCTCACCATCATAGCTGGTGGAAATCAATCTTTTTAAAGTGATTATCAAAGATGGAATTATTTATCAAAGTGGGTAATACCTTATTCAAGTTCCAAATCTTGAGAATGGTTTTACTGTCGAAGAGAGGGTTCTTGAAAAGGCAATCTCTTGTTGGGAGAGCGAAATGCAGGCACTTGGGAATGGTACCATCAGGGAACACAAGCTTCTTTATAAGATCGAAATCATGGCCACCAACTGAGTCACTCACGTAGACAGGGCCTCCACATATGGCCCTTGATCCAGCATGGAACTTAGCACAAAGGTGGTCAGATTGGAACATATCCCAATCTGGCTGTATGATCTGACCCATCCACATGCTGTTGTAGGCACAGTGGATCATATGAACTCCTTGTAACCAATAGACCCCCATTGGATCCCCGTTTGGGTCTTGAAACCAAAAGTCATCACCTGTACCAACAGTAGTAACTTGAATCAGCCTCCATAATGAAATTATTCGACTGAGAACTTATTGCAACGATTTCTTGATTTAATTTCTACGATCAAAATGTTTGCTTTCTGTTGGCATACTAGACACAGACCAATTGGTTGGATTTTCTTACCTACTCTTCCGAAAGATATCTGCTGTGTCCCTAGGAAGAAAAAGTCATTGCATTGTTGCATGCTAGCTATGATCCCAGTTCCATTGAAGTTCTTGGAAATGGAATTACTCAGCCCCTTGTAATA
Above is a genomic segment from Vitis riparia cultivar Riparia Gloire de Montpellier isolate 1030 chromosome 7, EGFV_Vit.rip_1.0, whole genome shotgun sequence containing:
- the LOC117919032 gene encoding uncharacterized protein LOC117919032 isoform X14 — protein: MMQLHHTQSEIHLGFFALIRRIITSSLPSSPVLTVELQKMKMEAHEDEMRSLCVTLKPPDLNLFPMRYLFYGLRFTHKLGCGSGRKCCLFQIRLLELMDLDSQDCSLSFSRLTLFQIKGLLWANIKLAIKNNSEV
- the LOC117919032 gene encoding uncharacterized protein LOC117919032 isoform X2 — translated: MMQLHHTQSEIHLGFFALIRRIITSSLPSSPVLTVELQKMKMEAHEDEMRSLCVTLKPPDLNLFPMRYLFYGLRFTHKLVICLFISILGFPVQSIFSYFSFHLHFSYPSLHFANLGLWFGKKMLSVSDSLTRIDVSITVGPGFSGLQLKFLETHFIPDQRLALGKYKGPNIAFKVQMYAKSNLI
- the LOC117919032 gene encoding uncharacterized protein LOC117919032 isoform X15, translated to MMQLHHTQSEIHLGFFALIRRIITSSLPSSPVLTVELQKMKMEAHEDEMRSLCVTLKPPDLNLFPMRYLFYGLRFTHKLGCGSGRKCCLFQIRLLELMDLDSQDCSLSFSRLTLFQIKGLLWANIKFSF
- the LOC117919032 gene encoding uncharacterized protein LOC117919032 isoform X9; its protein translation is MMQLHHTQSEIHLGFFALIRRIITSSLPSSPVLTVELQKMKMEAHEDEMRSLCVTLKPPDLNLFPMRYLFYGLRFTHKLGCGSGRKCCLFQIRLLELMDLDSQDCSLSFSRLTLFQIKGLLWANIKGTECGSHISIYYLLVKL
- the LOC117919032 gene encoding uncharacterized protein LOC117919032 isoform X5 is translated as MMQLHHTQSEIHLGFFALIRRIITSSLPSSPVLTVELQKMKMEAHEDEMRSLCVTLKPPDLNLFPMRYLFYGLRFTHKLVICLFISILGFPVQSIFSYFSFHLHFSYPSLHFANLGLWFGKKMLSVSDSLTRIDGLQLKFLETHFIPDQRLALGKYKGPNIAFKVQMYAKSNLI
- the LOC117919032 gene encoding uncharacterized protein LOC117919032 isoform X16; this encodes MMQLHHTQSEIHLGFFALIRRIITSSLPSSPVLTVELQKMKMEAHEDEMRSLCVTLKPPDLNLFPMRYLFYGLRFTHKLGCGSGRKCCLFQIRLLELMDLDSQDCSLSFSRLTLFQIKGLLWANIKDQT
- the LOC117919032 gene encoding uncharacterized protein LOC117919032 isoform X10; translation: MMQLHHTQSEIHLGFFALIRRIITSSLPSSPVLTVELQKMKMEAHEDEMRSLCVTLKPPDLNLFPMRYLFYGLRFTHKLGCGSGRKCCLFQIRLLELMDLDSQDCSLSFSRLTLFQIKGLLWANIKGMGGVLDSFVVARIE
- the LOC117919032 gene encoding uncharacterized protein LOC117919032 isoform X6; translation: MMQLHHTQSEIHLGFFALIRRIITSSLPSSPVLTVELQKMKMEAHEDEMRSLCVTLKPPDLNLFPMRYLFYGLRFTHKLVICLFISILGFPVQSIFSYFSFHLHFSYPSLHFANLGLWFGKKMLSVSDSLTRIDVSITVGPGFSGLQLKFLETHFIPDQRLALGKYKVGHQKQQ
- the LOC117919032 gene encoding uncharacterized protein LOC117919032 isoform X4, with the translated sequence MMQLHHTQSEIHLGFFALIRRIITSSLPSSPVLTVELQKMKMEAHEDEMRSLCVTLKPPDLNLFPMRYLFYGLRFTHKLVICLFISILGFPVQSIFSYFSFHLHFSYPSLHFANLGLWFGKKMLSVSDSLTRIDGPGFSGLQLKFLETHFIPDQRLALGKYKVFFLGYGRCSGQLCCGQD
- the LOC117919032 gene encoding uncharacterized protein LOC117919032 isoform X11: MMQLHHTQSEIHLGFFALIRRIITSSLPSSPVLTVELQKMKMEAHEDEMRSLCVTLKPPDLNLFPMRYLFYGLRFTHKLGCGSGRKCCLFQIRLLELMDLDSQDCSLSFSRLTLFQIKGLLWANIKYADNRVVFVQLMRLS
- the LOC117919032 gene encoding uncharacterized protein LOC117919032 isoform X1 codes for the protein MMQLHHTQSEIHLGFFALIRRIITSSLPSSPVLTVELQKMKMEAHEDEMRSLCVTLKPPDLNLFPMRYLFYGLRFTHKLVICLFISILGFPVQSIFSYFSFHLHFSYPSLHFANLGLWFGKKMLSVSDSLTRIDVSITVGPGFSGLQLKFLETHFIPDQRLALGKYKVFFLGYGRCSGQLCCGQD